Genomic window (Arachis hypogaea cultivar Tifrunner chromosome 13, arahy.Tifrunner.gnm2.J5K5, whole genome shotgun sequence):
tataaaataagagttttagaactaaaaaaaattaggaaaATTCCACTCCACTCACCtaagagatgctaaaatgacacttccCTCCCCTCCCCTCTATTTCGTAAAGaaaatcttaccactgttaatataTACTGATATCGGAAAATAATCTTAccgagatttttttatttaatattaaaacaatatatattgatatcataaaattaatagtaaaagataactataattgttaatgaaaattttagtaaaatcacaatttgataattaaaaaattattgaagaatatcttagaaaaaaataatttaataattaaatttaaaaaaagttttgattaaaatacaatttaatcaataaaaaaataatttattaaaagatattttggtaagcaaaattcaatgacaaaaaaataaaatttttgctaaagggtatttttgtaaaaaaatatattttttcttaaaaaatggataaagttgacattagttaacacaaaaaatttaaaatggattaaagatgacattttttaaaaattataagagaaagaaatgtacattttacaaataaagagaaagagaatCATTTTAGTATCTCTCGAGACTCGAGAGGGAGGAGGAGAGTGAAATTGTctcaaaaaaattagttaatactaattaataattaaaaatggaTTTGCTATGCTTTCAAGGGTATTCTTCCATCCCCTTCCGCGTCTTTCAAATATATATTATTGGATAAAACAGTTGCACATGTAAAACATTTTGATTTTAGATACATAGGtaatatgtaatatataataacttGCAGTAATTTAATATGTcaactattaatttaattaataatagttttatatatgtatatatatgtgtgtggcTGTTCCAATATTGTAACCATTTCTctgcaactatatatatatatggtatgtTTGGGAAACTAAACTTGCCTCTTTGGAACTAAACACCAAACCCCACTAATTATTGTACCTTCAATTCTCTCTAAGCCTCAAATGAGTTCCATTGGGAAAACCCCTTCTTCCAATGAAGAGAGTGGTTGGACTAAGTACTTTGAAGAATTCTTTAGCAACAAAAATGGTAATAATGATTATGATAATGATGAAGAGGaccacaataacaataataataattgttattcttctattatggtctctgATGCTGCTTCTTCTTCGGCTCCTAAAAGATTATCTAACTATAATAAAAAACCTCATGAAAAGGAGTTTCCTTTGAAAATgagtttcaacaacaacaacaagaatttCAAAACACCTTTGCTTGATGATGATGCTTCTTTGCAAGATACTGCAACTTCTCCTCTCACTACTTCCAAGGTTCTTTTCCTTTCTCTAATGCTATTACAATTTATCTTCTTGTTTTCCCTGAATCCCATTATTCTGTTATAAATATTTGACCAATTCAATATATTGAAGTCACATTGGccaactaaaatattaaaaatataactatttacgTATTTCATTGAATttattaacttaaaatttttaaagaaataattttataacataatatCAGATATTAGTATATTATTAGAGTTTCTATGacgtataaattttaatttttatattaaagataaaattatttatatatttttttaacgatttaaatttttttttaaattaattttatgacATAAGTGTTTTGGAATGACGattattattacaatttaatTATTGTTTGTTTGCTATAAAGTTTTCAACTTTTGCCACACTAATCATAATTAGGTTAATGATTCTTTGACTTATCTATTGCATTTTTAGGTTTTGTATGGAAACCAGTTTGAGAAGCCAAAACAAATGGAAGATTTAAAGGTGGAGATCAGGTTCAACTGAATTTAcgtacatttaaaatatttaattaaaaatttaattttaatatatttacagtgtaaaaaattttatattattatctaaattatatttatttttttataattatatacatggtcaatgtataaaataattatttctattaaTGTGTCATTACGTAATTTAATGTACACATAAAATTATTTACACtgtcaatatatcaaaattaaattatttatttaattaattaaattcttggtgtatttttcatctttgaaagaacttttcttttcttttttttttttcccctccCACTAAACCATTTGTTAGGAAAGGAAATACAACCCCAAGCATTATTATTCCATAAACAAAGGTATAACCTCAAACCAAAATAAATGTAACACTTTAACTTTTTCTTGGCATTTTGTTGATTTTAGAAGAGAACAATTAATTTGTCCAATTTTCAGCTAACAACAATAAGTaatattttgtttttccttttttatattaGGAAAACTGCAGTAACATAGAACAAAGAGATgagcaaaaaaaattattggatTTTAATGGGAGATATGATGATGGCTGCACCTCCTGCACTGAATTAATCAAAGAAGAGAGGCCTTTGCTGAATATTAATTCCTTTGTGTATGGTAgtgaattatattattatatctaggttttgattaattagttttatatatattagtatacatatatatatgaatataaatACTCCCCTACCTCATgcttataattaattaaacttcATGGTGTATCTAATGAAGTGAACCAATTTTTCATTGGATCCAACAATTCAAATattcaattcatatatatatatatatatatatagtattttagtGTTATTATACACTGATGAACTTTGCTACCTTTCATCTTAAACTTAAATTTGACATAAGCaaaatatcttcttcttcttttctaaaTTGAAGTTCTTTTTAAGACAAAAAAGGTTAAAAATGCAGGTATTCATAAATGTTTAatagatataaaaatataaaaaattaatttttagttagtcaATATTAGCtaacttctttttatattttaaaattttaattttgttgagaatttaaaatttataatt
Coding sequences:
- the LOC140178121 gene encoding uncharacterized protein, which translates into the protein MSSIGKTPSSNEESGWTKYFEEFFSNKNGNNDYDNDEEDHNNNNNNCYSSIMVSDAASSSAPKRLSNYNKKPHEKEFPLKMSFNNNNKNFKTPLLDDDASLQDTATSPLTTSKVLYGNQFEKPKQMEDLKVEIRFN